In one Brevinematia bacterium genomic region, the following are encoded:
- the miaA gene encoding tRNA (adenosine(37)-N6)-dimethylallyltransferase MiaA: ANLEIREKLYKVAQEKGKEFLYLSLARIDPEYSRKISRNDLKRIIRALEVYEVTGKPFSKLQEENTKPSPFKIFSFLVLPNRRELYSAINERVDKMLKRGLVEEVRWITSRYGRNIYPLSSIGYREVCEYLDGKVSYEKMVELIKKNTRNLAKRQITLFRNTEIDEILELNSLSVDDLNRAVSMILRRFHLKV; this comes from the coding sequence AGCTAACTTGGAAATAAGAGAGAAGCTCTACAAAGTTGCTCAAGAGAAAGGGAAAGAGTTTCTATACCTTAGTTTAGCAAGGATAGATCCTGAGTATTCTCGTAAGATAAGTAGGAATGATCTGAAAAGGATAATAAGGGCGCTGGAGGTTTACGAAGTAACTGGTAAACCTTTCTCCAAGTTACAGGAAGAAAACACAAAACCTTCCCCGTTTAAGATTTTCTCCTTTCTAGTTCTTCCCAATAGAAGAGAGCTTTATTCTGCTATAAATGAAAGAGTTGACAAGATGCTAAAGAGAGGGTTGGTTGAAGAAGTTAGATGGATCACTAGCAGGTATGGCAGGAATATATACCCGCTTTCTTCAATAGGCTACAGAGAAGTTTGCGAATACCTAGATGGTAAAGTTAGTTATGAAAAAATGGTAGAATTGATAAAAAAGAACACTAGAAATCTTGCTAAAAGGCAGATTACCCTCTTTAGGAATACCGAAATTGACGAGATTTTGGAATTAAACTCCCTTTCTGTGGATGATCTTAAC